From Elaeis guineensis isolate ETL-2024a chromosome 16, EG11, whole genome shotgun sequence, a single genomic window includes:
- the LOC105059141 gene encoding NADH dehydrogenase [ubiquinone] 1 alpha subcomplex subunit 9, mitochondrial has translation MQACWRRSGQRLHDHSPAPFLFKSIYPLSSDGYGLDHLRHVSTISVKGTGHLVRKGTGGRSSVSGIVATVFGATGFLGRYVVQQLAKMGSQVLVPFRGSEDSHRHLKLMGDLGQIVPMNYNPRDENSIKAVMAKANVVLNLIGREYETRNYSFEEVNHAMAEQLAVIAKEHGGIMRFIQVSCLGASPSSPSRMLRAKAAAEEAVLREFPEATIMKPGTLIGTEDRILNRWAQFAKKWSFLPLIGDGSTKIQPIYVVDAAAAIIASLKDDGSSMGKVYELGGPDVFTLHQLAELMYDMIREWPRYVKVPFPIAKALASPREFLLNKVPFPLPNPDIFNLDQINAFTVDTVVSENALTLSDLGIVPHKLKGYPVEYLICYRKGGPAYGSTVSERITRSDF, from the exons ATGCAGGCCTGCTGGAGGCGCTCTGGACAGCGACTTCATGATCACTCGCCCGCCCCCTTTCTCTTCAAATCCATTTATCCCCTTTCCTCCGATG GGTATGGGCTCGATCACCTGCGGCATGTATCCACCATTTCCGTCAAGGGGACGGGGCATCTTGTCCGCAAGGGCACAGGCGGAAGGTCATCCGTGAG TGGGATCGTCGCGACAGTCTTTGGTGCTACAGGGTTTCTTGGCCGTTATGTTGTCCAACAGCTTG CTAAAATGGGGTCTCAAGTCCTAGTTCCTTTTCGAGGGTCTGAGGATTCTCACCGGCACCTCAAGTTGATGGGTGATTTGGGTCAG ATTGTTCCAATGAATTATAATCCAAGAGATGAAAATTCAATTAAAGCTGTGATGGCTAAGGCAAATGTGGTTTTGAATCTTATCG GAAGGGAGTATGAGACAAGAAATTACAGCTTTGAAGAAGTTAATCATGCCATGGCTGAGCAGCTTGCAGTG ATTGCTAAAGAACACGGAGGTATCATGAGATTCATACAAGTTTCTTGCTTAGGGgcatctccttcttctccttctagaATGTTGAGGGCCAAAGCTGCTGCAGAGGAAGCTGTATTGAGAGAGTTTCCTGAG GCCACAATCATGAAACCTGGAACCTTGATTGGTACTGAAGATCGGATATTGAACAGATGGGCACAATTTGCTAAAAAATGGAGCTTTCTTCCACTCATTGGTGACGGATCTACAAA GATTCAACCAATTTATGTTGTAGATGCAGCTGCTGCCATCATAGCTTCCTTGAAGGATGATGGTTCCAGTATGGGGAAGGTCTATGAGCTTGGTGGACCAGACGTTTTTACTCTACATCAACTG GCTGAACTCATGTATGATATGATTCGTGAATGGCCACGGTATGTGAAGGTTCCTTTTCCTATTGCAAAG GCACTTGCATCTCCACGGGAATTCCTGTTGAACAAGGTTCCATTTCCTCTGCCAAATCCAGATATATTCAATCTTGATCAGATCAATGCATTTACTGTAGATACAGTAGTGTCTGAGAATG CTCTAACATTGAGCGATCTTGGCATCGTGCCACACAAACTGAAAGGCTACCCTGTGGAGTACCTTATCTGTTATCGTAAGGGAGGACCTGCTTATGGCTCTACAGTCAGTGAGAGGATAacgagatctgatttttag